In the Augochlora pura isolate Apur16 chromosome 7, APUR_v2.2.1, whole genome shotgun sequence genome, ATCTCGATGGAAGGATGGAGACCAACAATGTTTCTTCGTATTCTTAAACAGTCTCGAGCGgtcaaagataaaatattgcttaaGAACAATAATGATTAGTTCCGTTCAAGGGTCTTAAAGTATGCAACAAAGGACCTGCAAAACGCTTCCTCATCAGAATCGCGTTTCTTCATGTTTCAGTCCACTGTGTACCGGCCACAATCGCAGAGTCTAGCGTGAACAGAAGGGGTGCGATTCATACAGGAGCTTCGGTGTATTAAAAATGCCTATATGCGCTATTTAGTATCGTCATCGTTACTTTACACGTTTAAGGGCTAgtgtttctcattttttttgtctttctcgttttctcctcctttttttcttgtttcatttataGATCGTTACACAAGAGAAACAAAACACAGTGTATTTAGTTTGCGTTTGGACGTCAATTGCTTTTCTCTATTTCGCACGGTGAATGCGGTCTTTCTCAGTCGTCGTTAGCCATTGTCTTTCTAAAGTATTGCTTTACGTGAGACATCGTCTTTTCTCTTGCACATATCTTTCTGTATTCGTTTCCCCCTTTTCATGCTTGTTCTGTAGGAGGAACACAAACTCCGCCGTGCTGTGTTTCTCGTACGCGGATCGCGCGTATCGTTGAGACGCGAAGAAAATCTTCTAGGAGGCGTTCCCTGCCTCTCATCGGTCGCGCACGGGTCTACTCGATGATTAGGCAGCGCGGCAGGTGTTCACGTAAATAGTTGAATAATTCCTGAGACGTTCCTGGACAATTGGTTAGTTCGAGCTCGTGCAAATGTCGCAGCTGAATCAGCCTGGACAGTTCGCCACTCGTGAGCAATGGACAGCCTGGAAAAAATGAACGATCTTCACCGAAGAGAAAAACATGGGTGctaacttaattaaaaaaatattctataatagtTAGAATACATATTCTGTTACTAAAAGACGTTTAAATttgcgatatatttttacacaagGATCACCTTGCGTCGGTCACAAATCCTTTTGTGCCATCTTTTAAACTTCAATCAACATATAGGACATGCCCTACCTGCCAAGGAGAGTACTTGTAAGGATTTCATGCCGCACAAGTGCTGAAGACTCAAGTCTTTAAGTTGCGAGCACCATCTCAAGAACAATGCGCTCAGTGATACCATTGTGGAGATGTAGCCCACGCCTATGTCCGTGATGTGCACACATCTACACAGACAGAACATTCTTTATGACATACTCATTTTTCCACATTACCTTTACCTATCTACAAATCctctattaaaagaattttgcaTTTTGAACACTgcgctataattatttctagttcatttttaattttctgcttTCGTcagtttgtatttattattaactttttatcgTCGCGTGATCCAAAAAACTACGTTTCCAATTTTCGCCATTTTCGATCACCTCAGCATCTGATATCGAGAATCTGGCAAGCTGCAAGTGCCGATTCATCATTTCGGACGACTGTCTCGCAACACTGTGACGTTGGACTGTCGAATTCCTGTCTTTATAGCACTTCGAATTTACTAATCGTTCCGCGACCACAGCTCCATTAACGTCTCACTCCCAGACAAATTGGCACGGATATTCGAAGACAATGTGTCACACGGTCGACAAGTTAGCCGATCAGGATTGGCTCGAACGTGTTCAGAGCACCATATATCATCAGTGTCGAGCACTCAATCGGTCGCCTAAGCAGATTATAAGTCTGTCTCCTTAGGTGTCTCGTGGAGCCTTGCAAGGTGAATCACTTATTACGTAATGACCGATCCTAAATAGAATGCTCGTTAGCGCGGCCAGTATTTGGACCATGAATGAAGCGATCGAACGGATCGTACGGTTTCCACTGTTACAAAACGCTGTCTGGCTAATCCAGATTTATTCGACTGATTGGAATCTTAGTCCGAACATTTAGAACGTCGTTCGACAGTGTTTACAACTTAATTCAAGCATACAAGATAACTCAAGATAAATGTTACTGTTCTCTTTGAGCTTACAATGTTCATTGTTCCTACCCCCTGCAGGTGACGCCAGTTTATTCATagttattaacctcttaggcacgacgcgctactatagtggctttcgcgaatgctccgtgctttactcaattgttctattaattattaaagtaaacgattaaagtgaaagtgtgtatgtacaatacactaagaaaagaatatatgtaattaatactatatatagctatacgtaaaaaatatatattaagaaaaatggaaactttatttgcgcaaaattcagctgtgcctaagaggttaatgaGTACGTATGGCAAAGTAATTCAGAAGCATAATCCCACAACATTTGGTTGTGGAAGGTACGCTGCTTTCGTCGGAAAAAAACAGGGGAGATCTCGCTGATTAACTCGATTAAATGTTTGCACATTGTTTTCTTCCTGATCGGCTCTCACCTGTCCAATGTAAGCTCCTCCAATTGATTCAAATCACAGGCAATATATTCTAAGGCTGCGTCAGTAATCCTTGAGCACCAACTCAGATCTAAGGAACGTAGTCTTGGCAAGTTCTCTGCGATCAACTCAACACCGTCGTCCGTTACTTTGCTGCACCCTGACAGCGACAGCACTGTCAGATTCGGCAAGGAATGCACTGGAAAAGAGGAAGAATTGCTTCTATTATTGCGCGACTTTTACGCTTTGCGGGCAAAATGCGGTTACAGATGCTCGTGCATATTTGCGAGAAAAATGTCGGTGActctttttatacaaaaaagaTTGTGCTTGTAATTGTATTGAATTCACTGGTCCTGTCGAGCGCTGCGGCTATTACGGACACTGATTTTATTAGCGAAATGTAATAGCACTTGAttaagttttctatttttatttggatagTCTGCCGGCTATGCCAGTCATGCGTGACTGACATATATTCTAGTCTCGAGCTAAAAATAAGATTCGTATAACTCGAGGAATGCTCGAATAATTAACGCGATAATTCACAGAATCTTCATTTTGTTAGATAGACCGTTTTATGCgttgcagaaaatattaacgGGACGAAACGTCGAACCAGAGAATTTCAATTGCACAATACGGGTTCGCGTGACCCAAAGTCCAGCGATACGACGTTCCGAACCGCGTTCCGGAGGTGGCACGTATTTATGCGTATCAAGTTTCATGAAAATCTTTTCGTTGTATAAATAACGTCAACCGGTCGTTGACCACCCACTCGACCAGGAAATTAAGTCTGAAGTATTGCTGACATCTAGAAAGCTAAATAAAGCTGTGTTccttaattctaaatttataaTGGCCGGATGCGTGTGACACCTGACTTAATTTCACGCTATCATCGCCGCAGTATTTCCACCTGGACCCAGTGGTGGAGCGCGTTGACGCAATTGTCTCGCTCGCACGAGACTTTGCGTAACGTCTGGCGTGTCTTCTTTCGTTAGCTACGGCTACACCGCTCGGAGCAATGCAACAATTTCGCGTTTACCAATCTCGCGGAACCTCTATTTAAATCCGCACGCTGATAAACCGATTTCAAAACATGACCGCCGAAAAACGTCTGATTGCTTTTCTTGACTAAAGATAAGCAAATTAGACAGCTGTGATTCATGAACAATAAATTAGCTCGCTTTATTGCTTAGGCATTAACATGTTAGTCCgaagaataaatagatatatatataaatcatcaaataaaaagtatattatttctattattatttcttcttcttcgactttttctattatttctattctatccATTATTActaaaagtatattatatctatacatTTCCAATTCAttgatgtatttataaattttattattattgcagcaATGTTGGACGatctcaaataaattttgcaagcACGAATTCTCCTTCTTCTAAACAGAATTCATACTGATCGTGATCGGTGAGATTGGCAGCGAAGGTAACAACGTTTGACGCATTGAACGAAGCTTACCAATGTTATGTACACCGTGATTGGTGAGCTCCCAACAGGACTGGAGCCTCAGGATGCTAAGGGCGCTGCTCTGCTTCGAGTTGAAGTAACCGAGGGCGGCGTCGGTGACATGGTATGCTTGCAGGGAGAACTCGTACAGGCTCGGCAGCAATTGAGCGACAGCCCCGACGGCTTCGTCGGCCACGTTAATACAATCCGACAAAGAGAGCGATACTATTCTAGGTGTCAAGCAGGTCCACAGGCCAGCTTCCGTTATCTCGTTACAACCGGCTAATTCAAGCTCGAACAACGCCTAAAAATAAAGGTcggttagaaaaattttccgTCGTTCCTGCAATAGCGCGCCGGGGTCCCTCGTGACCCCAGAATAATTCTCTGTACGAAATGCCAGAGAGAAGTTCATCCGCTTTTAGGTTTTGCGATTATTAAACTGCGCGTGCACACGCATTGCATCGACCGAAAGAGAATTTACGTCTTTATCAtcatcgattattattaactattgaACATGGCAACACATGAAAACCTTAGAGAAGTCGTTAGATTGTTCATCAAAGGCAATAAAGCGTGACTACTTTTGTTTAATGCGGCACTGTTTGACGTAGTTCATGTATCATTTATCTGTATCGATTGAAGCAGTGCGAACTTTCTTGGTCacttgataaataaatgctttgTTTTGTGAGGTCATGTTTAGTCTGTATAAACACGCGATAGCGACAGGTCTAATCGGCGGACCAGAATTCGCTGGTAAATGGAATATCGTGTAATTAACGAACCGACGAATTGACTTTTATCACAAAATGACCTGATAATGAACCGTAAACTGTACCCCCGCTTTTGCGTTTCTCTCAGACCTTCGAAGCTTAATTTAGTTATCGGTATTcctcttattattattcgacgTGTTATCTGTTAGCCCTAGTGCTCACTTGCAAATGATCTAAAAGAGCCTCGAGGCCCTTGTCGGTGACCGCACAGAATCTCAGGGACAATGAGTGAACGTTTCGTTGCGCGAGGGGAAATCCATGGATCAGCTGCGGGATATCCTTGTCGGCTGCGCCAAGAAGTACCAGCGAACGGAACCCTCTTCTGACCAAGGAAGCGTAGAGGCGGGTACGCGAGCTGGGTAGCATGGTGCGGACTTCTCGGCATCGGACGACCGGTACCAGGCCTGCCCAAAGTCGAGGTCGCGCGTAGAGTATGTCCCTCCATCTTGTGCACACCTGCAAACGCGTCGACAATTAGACGTTAAGATCGAGTAATTAAGATATCGAGCAGCGTCGAAACCCATCCCGTTTCGTCTATGAGAGTATAAATTAGCGGGAACAGTCGCATTTGCCGTTCATTAGGAGATCGCGGTCTTCGTGTACGGGGATTCTAAAAATACAGGACGTCTTCGGATAATCGATTTCGCAtgttaagatattaaaagcaaggtatttatatttacacacGCGTCGAATATTAAACAGCGTTCGTTCGATTCGTTCTTTATAGATTTCTTCGAGAGGCGCTATCGTTCCACGCATTGACGGATAACAAgggaatcgattcgatcgtGGAACATAATTGATGCGATTCGACGCAACTTTCGATCCGTCTCCTTGTTATTCGCCGATAGTTGAGTTACGTTCCCAGCAGCGCGACAACCGTGGAAAATGCGTAAATCGTATTTAGCACTCGTTTCGGGAAGTTTCGCTGTGTAGTCCCGACGACGTCTCCTGCTCTAGCGTCGCGGGTATCGTTAAGCGTAGTCATAAACAGAGTCATAAACAATCGCGGCCGACACGGGCGCAACGGGCGGCGTATCCTCCTCCGTCGGGTTGATTTATTTCTGACAAGAGGAATTACCTTCTTCTCAAGGAGAATTACGCAAGACAAAGATAGCCGAGCTCCCCGGACGTAAACCATAGCCGTGACAAATTTTACACTCTCCCGTCATTTATTCACGCAGATCCGAGCTAAAGTGACTCATGAAGCCAGTTATGCGACGAGTACAACCATTGTTTTTCGAATGGATAATGCGCCGAAAGGATGCGAacgagttatttaatttaccgtTGACTACCACGCGGATTACATAAGTAATCTAGTCTAGTTTATATAAACGAAAATGTATCAAGAGCtttaagaaaattcatcgAGCTGTCGTTTAAACCCTTAGGGGTCCAAAGCGTCTCCTCACTTTTCAGAATTTGCTAAAACATTCGTTTACAACCTAgcaatgatttaattatacgTATAAGTTGACAATATATTcagtattctatttttaagttaagttaataatattttcagtattttatttttcttctaatccgaaagaaaaataaaagtcgcAGTCTATTCACGAATACACCGAGAATCTTTGTGCAAAGAGCGCTGTAATACAAAGACTGCTGTGGatgaattgaatgaaataacaGCCGTTACGGAACGTCTGTATTTCTCCgatcattcgaataaagtcTGACGTATCCTTCGATGTCACTTCTTTCGTGCACTCCTGTTGTAAATGCATTTATGTCGGCAATGCGTAAAATCCGCCGTCTATTTACAAGTACAAAACGTACATCAGCGAAACAAGAGTTCGCGCAAAAATCGAATATGGAGTCGACACAGGACCTCAAAGGGTTTTATGGCAAATAATAGCGAATCGAGTGACTCCTCCCTGAAACGGGAATCGTCTCATAGACGAAATTAGGAACCGGATGCGGTCTCGCCAATTAATCAGCAATTGTGGCACCTGGGCCAGAGATCTCCTCTCGATCGCGTTGAAGTAGAGGAAGAATTTGCCGAGGAAATGGTCGTCCTGCATCAGCTGTTCCCACGTGATCGGCCGTACGTAGCCGCCGGTCCCGCCGCTCGCCAACGGCACGTTCTTCGATCGGTTCCTGGATATCATGCGGCTCTGTATCGGCGTGCTGTTGCTTATCGACGTCGGCCCGCTACGGCTCGGCTTTTCCGGGGTTGTGTTCGCATTGTTCGCGCTCTGCAGATTAGTATAGGCCACCCCGCCGCTCCCGCAGAACACGTTCGTAACGCGGTCCATGACGCTGGCCTTTCCCGCACCTGAGAACAGATTCGTCGTTCGTTCACTCCGATTGCGTAACAAAAAGGGGGACACCGCGTTGCGGACGTTCGAAAGGGGGAGGGTTTCGTTTCGCCGACAGCCGACAGCCGACCGTCCGTCGTTCCACGTGTAACAACGCGCCACGAACGGCCCGGCACACATGCTTTTACGTCCCAATAACCGATCGAGCTGACTCTCGTTTTCGTGCACCGAATACCAATAAACCGTGCTCCGCAATGCTAGACTGCGGTTCATCGTGGCGTACGAGCATTTTTGTAGACGTTCTAGGAAATACCGCATTCGCCTACAGACAGAATTTAACCctaatttaacactttaccgaccatttagctcaatgttaaacttttgtttctacttcgatattatttattttattaatcgcgaaagatatttaatatctagaaaattatataataatattgatgcttactgtagtacaatttaacacatttgtcacaataatagatataaaatgatTGGCTGTCGTGAAGGTAATTTATAGGCTATCGGTAGGtgtaaaagtcgatttataggcttccggtcggtaaagtgttaactgtaaatctaaaatctaaaatcattttctggCTTACGGCGTTATATGACATTATCTTATATGGCAGAGTGCATTTTATGCGCACGATTGTTTAAATCTGAACTTTGATGACACGaaaatgatcttggaacgtgatataataatttattggtaCCTCAGGGTCACCACTCGAgtaaaaagggttaatctgAATTAGTATGGCTCCTTCATTCGATTGCACAATGTTCTCAATTTGAGCACATGTAATAAAAACGGCGAAAAGTCTTAATTTATTCAGTCTCATAAAATGACACAGTTGTTTTTATAACTCGATAGGTAAAGGTAAATTCTTGTGTTAATATGTTCGTTGTAACTTGTAGAAGATGATTGAAGAATCACTGTCATTATCACAGTATATCTTATCCAATCTAGTAGTTACGATAAAACAGTATGCATTAGTCATGTGCAATGCTCGATAATTCTCGAGTGAAACggttttcttcgattttctgaaatatttggGGTTGCTGGATCGGCGAAGTATTGACACTAAACCTCCCAAACAGTGATTTTATATGCATTAGTGTGCATTGACTCATAAAAGTGCGcagataaaattcgtttagacTCCGTCaagctttaattataaatcttgctacaataatgtaatttattcaaacagaGAGGTCCCTTAAAGCttgtgtaatattataaaactagAAACCGGTTATTTTGACcgtggtaggtttagtgttaacccCTTTCACTATCgttcctttcatgctgcgacgattagcacttattcgtacttaatcaTTTCCCTAATAGAAAcagacaattattttctcctaTATCGTCTATACtcaccttcgtttctatacccTGATAACCGAAGAACTCATTTTTACTTccacgtagaagaaattaataatattcagattTAGTAGagattgcataaaatcttcgccacgagtctgactcgttattatagtgcgaggggttaatcGAAACTAGACCAGTTAATTCAACAATCTCGATTTTCCTGAAATTTTCGCAGTTTCGCAACTCTGAACAACTCGTCTCATTATATTCGCTGTATCAAAACGTGCTATACTTAATCCCGCGACGTCATAAATAACCAGCgggttttatttaaagttccGTAGGCGAGCTGACGTCACATCGCAAAGAAATATCGATTTAAAATGATCACAAAAGGGATTccatttatctctctctctgccttccTGTTTTGCCGCGCTGCCCacgcccccctccctcccccgcccACCAATAAGAGAAAACTTTGTACAGCGCCGAAACAATTAGCAAGAGACGTTGTAAACAAAAGTGACATACCATTGGAGCAAGCTTGTCCGACCATGTCCGATGTTTTCGCCTGCGATTTTATCCCTATCTTCCCGTGAACCGTGTGACGTATACGTGTGGTACGCTCGCGTGGACAATATGGTGgccgagcgagcgaacggACCGCGAATGGTGGAACATCGGCCGGTTTCGTTCGggatcgaaaaaaaaaatggtggCCACGCGATAAAGAGATGGACGAGAAATAGAGGCGTGCTCGGAGCCAAATAGGACGTACAGgtcgaaaataaaacgagaataACCGATGCCGCATCTTCGCCGTGTTTACCTTTGCGGAAACGCCTTTAGAACCGCGGTGGCCAATACTGTTCGGTGGTTCGAAGAAAAGCCGCCTTGTCAAACTTTATTGGCCGATAGAAGCCGATAGATTCGATTCGAGACGGAAACGTTTAGGCTAATACCGGCGAATTAACATTGAACCTACCAAGTCGGACAATATGAGCAATTCCATGCTTTTtcttaataagaaaaatatttataaatattttctaataccAGCGAATTAACACTAAGCCTACCGAGTCGGTGAAAATGACCGATTCCATGCTTTTtcttaacctgttagctgcgtacgaccgTATATACGCGTcacaaggaaatggcaattttgtaacttataataaaactactacgatttatgtcaaaatacTTATGataacatattcgtaaatttcgcacgctttaggataattttcgaaacaattgccaaaaagaatatacaaagtatgatcgatgaaacgcgtaagaaaatttatcttctaaatatatcgacgcagctaactggtcaataaaaaaaatattaataaatatttatatttattatattaataaatattttctctataaaatttgttagattATAAAGTCTTTTACATAGGAAAAAATTAAACGTATATCACGATcgaaacataaattataatacagatggcagaaagtctaaataaattcttctaaagcaAAACGCGTAGCCACTGTTCGAGCTCGGTTTGGTGTTAAACCCAGCGAATAAGGCGAAACGTACCGTATAATAATCTACGTTCATCACTGGTCTATATACCtatacttttgtttctttattcaCGTGTCCGGGGAATTCCACCGTGTCGAGAAAATGTGACGCGTCTCTTACGATACAGAGCGTCGCTATACGCGTCGCGCTACGACGAAGAGGACGTGCACGCCGCAAGACGAATTAGCGCAGTACTCTGTACCTCGAGTCACGTACGAGGAATTTCACTTCAGATGTGACACacatttaatagaatatgtTCGTCCGTACTGGTCGGTTACATTAAATCCGTGCCTCGGAAAAATCCACGGGAGCGTTTCAACGGGGCGAGCGTGGGAGACCGCATCGAGCAATTAAACCCAACACGGTGAACCAGTTCGTCTAAATGGCGAGGGGGCTGCTCTCCGCACACTAGTTACTCCGAAAACTAATGTTCTTCAGATACGTCAGGTGATATTTAACGATTATGGCCGACGTGGCGGGTTTTCCCGCAACGCGAACCGAAAACGAGGACACTCGTCGACAGTCTTTTAATGTTTCAAGTGCGCAGAACGAGAGGAGCTCCAGGGTTCATCCGTTAAATCTGCTACTATCAGTTTAACGAGGAGAAAAAGTGAACGATAGGGAGACGATGGTCCGCGGGACCGATGCACGATACGGCCGGCGAGGTCGGTGTCCATTGTAGAGATCGAGAACGTTATCGAGGATCGAAAATGACCCAGCTTCGCTGTTTACGCTGTTTGCGCGACGCGCAAAAAGATAAAagattcgatcgatcgcgtgTATTAATctgtttctttcgtttcgaaacCCTTTTGCGAGGAATTCTTGGTGAAACAGGTAAGCGATAGATTCTTAaacccttgacgtaccatttcctTCGCAGTCACCGCGATTAGGAActtttcaattggcacaatttcttagaagcgacagaacattaatgtttataccgTGCCTGAATTgacttgaataattaaatattaataacaagggattagaattatatttcaattttaaagaacagaataacataaatatttaattatttgttactagtaatttccatcgcgagtcggactcgtcaaattacggcaaggggttaaaaagatGATGTTTAAAAAGGGTGACTTCAGCGAAACTAAATGGTAATTCCAAAGGAAACGATTAGATCATGTTATTCGACATATTAACTCTTTCCGCTTGAGTGGTGAGTCTGAgacaccattaaaattgttccatcgtgtgcaaagataatttttacaaataccAATAAAGTTTTGAAAGATTGTTAATTAGTGGAATTGTTCACATGAGTCGCGAGAATcagttttgtatttataaaagtgcactttgttgcgtagaatggaaatattacgagcccgagaaattatttcagatttacagttaaaatggcttcgtgtgcaaagggttaaccccttgccgtattttaacgagtctggctcgtcataGAGGTTTCTATCaatatcttgttaaatataaatattattccgttgtTTTAAGCCGAAATAAtgtttttccttttcattCTAAGCAATTATTGCAgtagaacaaatttttcatccTTGTAgtattatgaagaaaatagtacggcaaagggttaagtcgaATCATAGATAACTTCCAACGCAGTTAGCTAGAATCAATTGTTCGTATCTAACCCCACTTGCTTTCACTAATTAGTTAagagttttaaataaataagataaaagaaCAGAGAAATAAGGAAGAAGAAACAAGATAAATGTCTGATAGAAAAGCGGAAGTTATATCTGGCTAGACCTAATAACTTGGTGGTTTCCGAACGAAACAGCTATACTTTACTGACCCGGTCATTCGTCCGTGAAAATGAAGCTCAATGTTAAATCTTCGGtttgtattttgattttacttattaattgcacacgttatttaatatttaaacaattatataataatattgaagtttACGGTAGCACAATCTGACacgtttatttcaataatagataacaaattaccGATTaccatgacaaccgattcacaggttaTTGCTAgaggaaaaagccgatttatagacATCCGGTTGGTAGAGTGTTAAAAATCTCCAATTGGTTTTGAGTCATAACTCGTTGCCGATAGTTCTCAACGATCTCACTTAATCTACATCGCGCCTTATAGATAATGTTGTTTGCAATATCCACATTCTATCGCCGGCAATTGTTTGAAAGTTGAAACAGCTCCGATAGCAAAGAGTTGTACAAACCGTGGAGACGATAACACGATCGGGGCGGAATCGAAGATTTTATGGATTAACGGGCGCATGGAATGGTCGCGTATTCGCCCCGTAAAGGGGTGGGCAACGTTCAGATTCGCGGTAGCAGACCGTTCGCCCGGAAACAAGGTACGCGAACGATCGCTTCAAccaaaaagttatttattccGCGAGAGGGTGGGTGGGGAGTGTAATCGCAGTCTGCCGTCGTTCGGTGGCCATTTTCGTGCGGGCCGAGACTGGCCAAAGCGGAAAGAGCCTCGATAATCAGCGCGACGACACGGAACGAATGATTAATTGTCCTCTCCGGATCCATCGAGCGATTTTATCAGGCCCTCTACAAGCTGGCTAGCTTCCAGCCACCGGCGATCGGCCATTTCacgcatttaaataaatccccGTCAGCGTTTCGTCGGGCAATGCAACTGCGTTCTCTTCCTccctacctctctctctctctcttgctctctttctctcctactctctctctctctgtctctcttattctctttctctctcgtgcCTTTTGTTTTTAAGTCGCCAGCCCCGACTGTGTATGTATCTACATacgcgcgcggcacggcggcgTTCGGTTTCTCGGCGCCGCTACGCCCGGCTCTCTGCGCCGCATCGAGACAAATGTCGATTCACCGGGTGTTTCCGCCTCGCAAATTGCTGACGCGTTTCCGTAAACCGATACCCAGTCtccgtcgcgcgcgcacgccgccAACGAGAACCGACAATGCCGAAGTCCCGCGCGGACGGAGAACTACGGGGAAATTACCCCTCCATTGTGCACAGACGCTCGAACTCGCCGCTGACGGCGTTCAAAAAACATTTATACGATGTTTATTGTCGGCGCGAATGCAAATCCCGGCCCGACCATGTTTTCGATCCGACAGAGAACCCCGTCCCTCGTGGATATCCTCTACGACGATCCTGTAATCCTTTGACGGCGCTCCGACGCGTTCGTATCGTCGAACCGTGTCCCGTATATTTCTACTTGGATTGGCGCGGATCGTCGATCTTCATCGGGAATCTTGTTTCGCGGAAATGCATCGAAGTGCGACGCGGTTTGAGAGATTTTAGTGTGTAGAATAGTTGCACGAGAATTAT is a window encoding:
- the LOC144472226 gene encoding uncharacterized protein LOC144472226 isoform X1 — its product is MSSISAQGVVERASAELTKRINGLGLKASKHHGAGKASVMDRVTNVFCGSGGVAYTNLQSANNANTTPEKPSRSGPTSISNSTPIQSRMISRNRSKNVPLASGGTGGYVRPITWEQLMQDDHFLGKFFLYFNAIERRSLAQVCTRWRDILYARPRLWAGLVPVVRCREVRTMLPSSRTRLYASLVRRGFRSLVLLGAADKDIPQLIHGFPLAQRNVHSLSLRFCAVTDKGLEALLDHLQALFELELAGCNEITEAGLWTCLTPRIVSLSLSDCINVADEAVGAVAQLLPSLYEFSLQAYHVTDAALGYFNSKQSSALSILRLQSCWELTNHGVHNIVHSLPNLTVLSLSGCSKVTDDGVELIAENLPRLRSLDLSWCSRITDAALEYIACDLNQLEELTLDRCVHITDIGVGYISTMVSLSALFLRWCSQLKDLSLQHLCGMKSLQVLSLAGCPLLTSGELSRLIQLRHLHELELTNCPGTSQELFNYLREHLPRCLIIE
- the LOC144472226 gene encoding uncharacterized protein LOC144472226 isoform X2, which encodes MVGAGKASVMDRVTNVFCGSGGVAYTNLQSANNANTTPEKPSRSGPTSISNSTPIQSRMISRNRSKNVPLASGGTGGYVRPITWEQLMQDDHFLGKFFLYFNAIERRSLAQVCTRWRDILYARPRLWAGLVPVVRCREVRTMLPSSRTRLYASLVRRGFRSLVLLGAADKDIPQLIHGFPLAQRNVHSLSLRFCAVTDKGLEALLDHLQALFELELAGCNEITEAGLWTCLTPRIVSLSLSDCINVADEAVGAVAQLLPSLYEFSLQAYHVTDAALGYFNSKQSSALSILRLQSCWELTNHGVHNIVHSLPNLTVLSLSGCSKVTDDGVELIAENLPRLRSLDLSWCSRITDAALEYIACDLNQLEELTLDRCVHITDIGVGYISTMVSLSALFLRWCSQLKDLSLQHLCGMKSLQVLSLAGCPLLTSGELSRLIQLRHLHELELTNCPGTSQELFNYLREHLPRCLIIE